The proteins below are encoded in one region of Pomacea canaliculata isolate SZHN2017 linkage group LG7, ASM307304v1, whole genome shotgun sequence:
- the LOC112568299 gene encoding uncharacterized protein LOC112568299 translates to MDRPANQDQGFLKANILLWLCLALIQIGYAQAPLVKCKVEFNEKCNAKLYWTTEVKYAKRGPVIVAYTTSEGKNVSSLLLPYLGQCEFMGEHTCDEGNNMLFNRFGKITENGKADDADQESKEETEKETFLNKNGELESWKNEVLDKLELPRYTSAVKSKKTRGPRPPS, encoded by the exons ATGGATCGTCCAGCAAATCAAGATCAAGGCTTTCTCAAGGCAAACATCCTTTTATGGTTGTGCCTTGCCCTGATACAGATTGGTTATGCGCAAG CCCCATTAGTGAAGTGCAAAGTGGAATTCAATGAAAAATGCAATGCTAAGTTATACTGGACTACTGAAGTGAAGTATGCTAAACGAGGACCAGTCATTGTTGCCTACACGACATCAGAGGGAAAGAACG TGAGCTCACTCTTGCTGCCTTACTTGGGCCAATGTGAATTTATGGGAGAGCACACCTGTGATGAAGGAAACAATA TGCTTTTTAACAGGTTCGGGAAAATAACCGAAAATGGCAAAGCGGACGATGCTGATCAAGAAAGCAAAGaggaaacagaaaaggaaacttTTTTGAATAAGAACGGGGAGTTGGAATCATGGAAGAACGAAGT aCTGGACAAGTTAGAACTTCCACGCTACACTTCAGctgttaaaagtaaaaaaacaagagGACCAAGACCTCCTAGCTGA